From a region of the Danio aesculapii chromosome 4, fDanAes4.1, whole genome shotgun sequence genome:
- the LOC130222153 gene encoding gastrula zinc finger protein XlCGF8.2DB-like gives MAFIKEESEDVKIKETFTVKQEDLQEQTDLIEENEGSKEEEHHVNIEEKTHLQTDGILKRKYENRFTCTQCGKSFGRKDYLKIHMMIHTGEKPFTCTQCGKRFRCSSHVNLHMMIHTGEKPFTCTQCGKSFICSSSLIIHTRIHTGEKPFTCTHCGKSFSQSSHLNQHKRIHTGEKPFTCTHCGKRFRCSSHVNLHMMIHTGEKPFTCTQCGKRFIRSSSLIIHTRIHTGEKPFTCTHCGKSFSQSSHLNQHMMIHTGEKPFTITQCGKSFSKSSSLNKHIRIHTGEKLFTCTQCGKSFSQSSHLNKHMMSHTIQRYHSLAPKLQPH, from the coding sequence accttattgaagagaatgaggggagtaaagaggaggaacatcatgtcaacattgaggaaaaaactcatttacagactgatggtattttaaaaaggaaatatgagaatcgtttcacctgcacccagtgtggaaagagttttggaagaaaagactatcttaagattcacatgatgatccacactggagagaaaccattcacatgcactcaatgtgggaagaggTTCAGGTGCTCATCACAcgttaatctacacatgatgattcacactggagagaaaccatttacatgcactcagtgtgggaagagtttcatctgCTCATCATCCCTTATTATACACACGAGGATccatactggagagaaaccattcacatgcactcattgtgggaaaagtttcagccaatcatcacaccttaatcaacacaagaggatccacactggagagaaaccattcacatgcactcattgtGGGAAGAGGTTCAGGTGCTCATCACAcgttaatctacacatgatgattcacactggagagaaaccattcacatgcactcagtgtgggaagcgtttcatccgctcatcatcccttattATACACACGAGGATccatactggagagaaaccattcacatgcactcattgtgggaaaagtttcagccaatcatcacaccttaatcaacacatgatgatccacaccggagagaaaccattcacaatcactcagtgtgggaagagtttcagcaaatcgtcatctcttaataaacacataaggatccacactggagagaaattatttacatgcactcagtgtgggaagagtttcagccaatcatcacaccttaataaacacatgatgagccacaccaTTCAGAGATACCATTCACTTGCACCTAAGCTGCAgccacactag